A genome region from Penicillium psychrofluorescens genome assembly, chromosome: 3 includes the following:
- a CDS encoding uncharacterized protein (ID:PFLUO_005437-T1.cds;~source:funannotate), with protein MAADLDVASHYNLPSEYPDEWPAALNDDDGVEEEPTVQRAKTKSRPRKSRYFALERTDSDLRKSFGSRHGKEAAREKTKRDEPDPLGTSDSVLRILKQRGVPLEDAGGSRSRYLLSSTSFSPALFLSQAHSSASIQQLTSGLDRLSHSIDQKSASLKVLVEANFERFVRAKATIDSVYAEMKNPGIEPENEQARASRRSAGHARTQSGQLRSISPLPPGKRKNALTKDGEYGMKGIRTPLVEASVKAEEVWGPALGGRDREEMLKAVVDSMEKHRDVYEIGSLLSKAIQQRDYEAVFEQYTKARTLANRAKNIAEQASSSRRQLTDFETHTILAMGRMWMDVGQQIHGFKRELWKRLGDAPTTSTTSTASGPLEEHMELIGALLELGVEKNPIWAWLQSRFEFLKSRITSFCDRCKVEIEILRRRLAGGDKPTPQATASYLRLAPRDGTSEMPESLDTDQVIELWDCLQAYLTRLLSSQGGLLGEALDFWEVAQSFIDGSRQRSLPAGFEGESRKHQQLSRGNIQELEKGIVQLVNLIRENVLALFTEPPTEDISSLFSPVPETPTSPESRGVTPTESRFKLDPRNLPFPTPKRGEHWDDFAFWPPFSNSLSGVHYLSKFLVIIGTAASDMAALPPVNGGGQPHDLLKVLVSSARERSARVACAAWSKDAENCKMLEDWTRDSEKRDLTKMPGLFFAFESTILTGMQKILYVSEAMTKPGSVDVVTQPPAKLLQMVRSQFVSSVYKALSGLVENAERVTPVEEEDEWTLSSLTTLGADAALSVLAANSVDSRNRNVRILLTLSNLKALQADYVPQLITNFETSFSVKLTEEGNTVRDVLSQIEDQLFKSYTTPAIASLNEIIANGIASPDWVPSTDRPDQVRPYVYATMLALVLVHTEISTTIPSTVSASASRTPSNAPGSLLYIILTHLLTQVSTSLLNAFSARKTFTLAALMQATLDTEFIAQTLSQYSSDEASNIQSQIYVELDRRTTNEARTKLQAELGEMRVVLKRLRDRTKGEFACFKKTRTGGTGGSGGGGGGSSGGSKSSTNS; from the exons atggccgccgACCTTGATGTCGCCAGCCACTACAACCTGCCCTCCGAATATCCCGACGAGTGGCCGGCAGCATTGAacgacgatgatggtgtcgaggaGGAACCCACTGTGCAGCGCGCGAAGACCAAATCCCGCCCACGCAAGTCGCGCTACTTCGCGCTGGAACGCACCGATAGCGACTTGCGCAAGAGCTTTGGATCTCGCCATGGGAAGGAGGCGGCCcgagagaaaacaaaacgGGATGAACCAGATCCGCTCGGAACCAGTGACAGCGTCCTTCGCATCCTCAAGCAGCGTGGAGTGCCCCTTGAAGATGCAGGCGGCAGCCGGTCTCGGTATCTGCTCTCCTCAACGTCCTTCTCGCCGGCGCTGTTCCTATCCCAAGCACATTCGTCGGCCTCGATTCAACAACTCACCAGTGGCCTCGACCGTCTGTCGCACTCTATCGACCAGAAGTCGGCATCGCTAAAGGTCTTGGTCGAGGCCAACTTCGAGCGCTTCGTGCGGGCCAAAGCAACCATCGACAGCGTTTACGCGGAAATGAAAAACCCGGGGATAGAACCGGAGAATGAACAGGCTCGGGCATCGCGCAGGTCGGCCGGCCATGCCCGCACCCAATCGGGGCAGCTGCGAAGCATCTCCCCCTTACCCCCCGGCAAGAGAAAGAATGCGCTCACGAAGGACGGCGAGTACGGCATGAAGGGCATCCGAACTCCTCTAGTGGAAGCCTCTGTCAAAGCAGAAGAGGTATGGGGTCCAGCTTTGGGAGGGCGAGACCGGGAAGAGATGTTGAAGGCGGTCGTGGATTCCATGGAGAAGCACAGGGACGTATATGAGATCGGAAGCCTTctctccaaggccatccAACAAAGGGACTATGAGGCCGTTTTTGAGCAGTATACCAAGGCCAGAACACTGGCGAATCGCGCAAAGAATATCGCAGAACAGGCCTCCAGCAGTCGCCGACAACTGACCGATTTCGAAACACATACGATCCTGGCGATGGGCCGCATGTGGATGGACGTCGGCCAACAGATACATGGCTTCAAGAGGGAACTCTGGAAGCGCCTCGGTGACGCACCAACGACGTCGACCACAAGCACCGCATCGGGTCCTCTGGAGGAGCATATGGAGCTGATCGGAGCATTGTTGGAACTGGGTGTCGAGAAGAACCCTATCTGGGCGTGGCTTCAGAGCCGCTTCGAATTCCTCAAGTCGCGGATCACCTCTTTTTGTGACCGGTGTAAGGTGGAGATTGAGATTTTGAGGCGGAGGCTGGCCGGAGGAGATAAACCAACGCCGCAGGCGACGGCGTCCTACCTCCGCTTAGCACCCCGTGATGGCACGTCAGAGATGCCTGAGAGCCTGGACACAGACCAAGTCATTGAGCTGTGGGATTGCCTTCAGGCATACTTGACCCGGCTGTTATCGTCGCAGGGCGGTTTGCTCGGTGAAGCCCTCGATTTCTGGGAAGTGGCGCAGTCTTTCATCGACGGCAGTCGACAACGGAGTCTTCCTGCTGGCTTTGAGGGGGAGAGCCGCAAGCATCAACAGCTGTCGAGAGGCAACATCCAGGAGCTCGAGAAGGGCATTGTGCAGCTGGTCAATCTGATCCGGGAGAATGTGCTTGCCTTGTTCACCGAGCCGCCCACAGAAGATATCTCTAGTCTCTTCTCTCCGGTCCCCGAAACCCCCACCAGCCCAGAGTCCAGGGGTGTTACACCGACCGAGTCTCGATTCAAGCTTGATCCCAGGAATCTGCCGTTCCCAACCCCGAAACGCGGGGAGCACTGGGATGACTTTGCATTCTGGCCGCCATTTTCCAACTCACTCAGTGGCGTCCACTACCTGAGCAAattcctcgtcatcatcgggACTGCTGCCAGTGACATGGCAGCCTTGCCCCCAGTTAACGGCGGTGGGCAACCTCATGACCTTTTGAAGGTCCTGGTGAGTTCCGCGAGGGAGCGGTCAGCGCGTGTTGCTTGTGCCGCCTGGAGTAAAGACGCAGAGAATTGCAAGATGCTGGAAGACTGGACGCGTGATTCGGAGAAGCGGGATCTGACCAAGATGCCGGGTCTCTTTTTCGCCTTCGAGAGCACCATTCTCACCGGCATGCAGAAAATCTTGTATGTTTCGGAGGCCATGACGAAGCCGGGCTCAGTAGATGTCGTTACGCAGCCGCCTGCCAAATTGCTTCAGATGGTCCGTTCCCAGTTCGTGTCTAGCGTGTACAAGGCGCTCAGCGGTCTGGTCGAGAACGCAGAACGTGTCACCCCcgtggaggaagaggacgaatGGACTCTTTCCAGCCTCACAACGCTAGGAGCTGACGCCGCGCTGTCGGTTCTCGCAGCAAACTCGGTCGACTCTCGGAACAGG AACGTTCGCATTCTCTTGACGCTTTCCAACCTCAAGGCCCTCCAGGCCGACTATGTTCCCCAACTAATCACCAACTTCGAGACTTCGTTCTCCGTCAAGTTGACCGAAGAAGGAAACACGGTCCGTGACGTGCTCAGCCAGATCGAAGACCAGCTGTTCAAGTCCTACACAACACCGGCCATTGCTTCCCtgaacgagatcatcgccaatgGCATCGCATCGCCCGACTGGGTGCCGTCCACCGACCGGCCAGACCAGGTCCGCCCTTACGTCTATGCCACCATGCTGGCCCTGGTGCTGGTGCACACCGAGATATCCACGACGATCCCCTCGACCGTGTCCGCCAGTGCCAGCCGTACCCCGTCCAACGCCCCGGGATCGCTGCTGTACATCATCCTCACGCATCTCTTGACGCAAGTCTCCACGTCCCTATTGAATGCTTTCAGCGCGCGTAAGACCTTTACACTGGCTGCCTTGATGCAAGCCACGCTGGATACGGAGTTCATCGCGCAGACGTTGTCGCAGTACTCGTCCGATGAGGCATCGAACATCCAGAGCCAGATCTACGTCGAACTGGACCGACGCACCACGAACGAAGCGCGCACGAAGCTccaggccgagctgggcgagatgCGAGTCGTCCTCAAGAGACTGCGAGACCGCACCAAGGGTGAGTTTGCCTGCTTCAAGAAGACTCGCACTGGCGGCACTGgcggcagtggtggtggtggtggtggaagtaGCGGAGGATCCAAATCATCCACGAATTCGTAG
- a CDS encoding uncharacterized protein (ID:PFLUO_005438-T1.cds;~source:funannotate), whose protein sequence is MLAARSFTAARCLRSPRVVSSFAPVSQLRTYASASQDPVAKFKGQKGSDGKYTVTLIEGDGIGPEISQSVKDIFEAAKAPVKWESVDVTPILKDGKTAIPDDAIKSVQKNYVALKGPLATPVGKGHVSLNLTLRRTFNLFANLRPCRSIAGYKTPYDNVDTVLIRENTEGEYSGIEHVVVDGVVQSIKLITKEASERVLRFAFQYAQSINKKKVRVVHKATIMKMSDGLFLNTAREIAKDFPDIEFDAELLDNSCLRIVTDPTPYNDKVLVMPNLYGDILSDMCAGLIGGLGLTPSGNIGDECSIFEAVHGSAPDIAGKGLANPTALLLSSIMMLQHMGLHDHAARIQKATFDTLSEGKALTGDLGGKAKTHEYAEAIMKRL, encoded by the exons ATGCTCGCTGCTCGCTCTTTTACTGCTGCCCGATGCCTGCGGTCGCCCCGTGTGGTCTCCAGCTTCGCCCCCGTGTCGCAG CTGCGTACCTACGCGAGTGCTTCGCAAGACCCCGTGGCCAAGTTCAAAGGCCAGAAGGGCTCTGAT GGCAAGTACACCGTCACTCTGATTGAGGGTGATGGCATTGGACCGGAGATCTCGCAGTCTGTCAAGGACATCTTCGAGGCTGCTAAG GCCCCGGTCAAGTGGGAGTCCGTCGATGTCACCCCCATCCTAAAGGATGGCAAGACCGCCATCCCCGATGATGCTATCAAGAGCGTGCAGAAGAACTACGTTGCCCTCAAGGGTCCTCTGGCG ACCCCCGTGGGCAAGGGCCACGTCTCCCTGAACCTGACTCTCCGTCGGACCTTCAACCTGTTCGCCAACCTGCGTCCCTGCCGCTCGATCGCCGGGTACAAGACCCCCTACGACAACGTCGACACGGTCCTGATCCGTGAGAACACCGAGGGTGAATACTCCGGCATTGAGCacgtggtggtggatggcgtGGTGCAGAGCATCAAGCTCATCACCAAGGAGGCCTCGGAGCGTGTGCTGCGTTTCGCCTTCCAGTACGCGCAGTcgatcaacaagaagaaggtccGCGTCGTGCACAAGGCCACCATCATGAAGATGTCCGACGGtctcttcctcaacaccgCCCGCGAGATCGCCAAGGACTTCCCCGACATCGAGTTCGAcgccgagctgctggacaacTCCTGCCTGCGCATCGTCACCGACCCCACTCCCTACAACGACAAGGTCCTGGTCATGCCCAACCTGTACGGCGACATTCTGTCCGACATGTGCGCCGGTCTGATCGGTGGCCTGGGTCTGACTCCCTCCGGTAACATTGGTGACGAGTGCTCCATCTTCGAGGCCGTCCACGGCTCTGCCCCCGATATCGCCGGCAAGGGTCTCGCCAACCCCACTGCTCTGCTGCTGAGCAGTATCATGATGCTGCAGCACATGGGTCTGCACGACCACGCCGCTCGCATCCAGAAGGCCACTTTCGACACCCTCTCTGAGGGCAAG GCTCTCACCGGTGATCTGggcggcaaggccaagacCCACGAGTATGCCGAGGCCATCATGAAGCGCCTGTAA
- a CDS encoding uncharacterized protein (ID:PFLUO_005439-T1.cds;~source:funannotate) — protein MPPRKKAKRTHSTTPQDTAASSVNTPGSTSSAVKPDPDEYDLITDPWTDEQETALLKAIIKWKPVGIHKHFRMLAISDYLKSQGYAPASADHMRIAGIWKKLGTLYNLEELDEREDSLIMDTSEDGELSSDMYCPFELPDEEYGEMMFDRRLAMESSTSPVSRPAESRRGSTVADTDEPRSSPAPSRGRKSNRPSRPSTRGTRSSKLQAEISSQGKASDDDGESGEDTGANDEGDEEGEEGSGESEGDEEAEDEKGSRSTRAQASRSKPKDKKPATGTTTRRTGRRR, from the exons ATGCCGCCCAGGAAGAAAGCCAAGCGCACGCACTCTACTACCCCCCAGGATACCGCCGCGTCGAGCGTCAACACCCCCGGCTCGACCTCGAGCGCCGTCAAACCAGACCCAGACGAGTACGACCTCATCACAGACCCATGGACCGACGAACAGGAGACCGCACTGTTGAAGGCGATCATCAAATGGAAGCCAGTCG GAATCCATAAGCATTTCCGCATGCTCGCCATCTCCGACTACTTGAAGAGCCAAGGATACGCGCCAGCTTCGGCGGACCACATGCGTATTGCAGGGATTTGGAAGAAGCTAGGAACTCTCTACAACCTGGAGGAATTGGATGAGCGG GAGGATTCATTGATCATGGACACAAGCGAGGACGGCGAGCTGTCGAGTGACATGTACTGTCCCTTCGAACTACCGGATGAGGAATACGGCGAGATGATGTTCGATAGGCGGCTGGCGATGGAAAGCTCCACGTCCCCCGTCAGTCGCCCGGCCGAGTCTCGACGAGGAAGCACGGTAGCAGATACCGATG AACCGCGCTCTTCCCCCGCGCCGTCGCGAGGCCGCAAGTCCAATCGCCCCTCTCGCCCATCTACGCGCGGAACGCGCTCGTCAAAACTGCAGGCCGAAATCAGCAGTCAGGGAAAGGCatctgatgatgatggggagtCAGGTGAGGATACCGGTGCCAACGATGAGGGCGacgaagaaggtgaagagggtTCCGGCGAGAGTGAGGGTGAtgaagaggcggaggatgaGAAAGGGTCTCGCAGCACTCGCGCGCAGGCGTCTCGATCGAAGCCGAAGGACAAAAAGCCGGCTACAGGTACGACGACGCGCCGGACGGGACGGCGTCGGTGA
- a CDS encoding uncharacterized protein (ID:PFLUO_005440-T1.cds;~source:funannotate) → MESDTDPFASDGFWRLSQFSVEALQLPWNATLPDIPESGLNSLLVEPSVKQQHDSIWKLDLFGDVPGPPESSPDSLIEPSIDGQSEAQSNLLQDVFADDEENLWALERLKELPGDTSPLKSWEKFQDRSFREPVSVYFSESGAKGFDAALARRSGQRKPGRLVRNDVFIRSLLRLGLGWSSPFFRYNERTGQFERHLTHARVSGISPEVLDNVIGDVLRCGTNMQRLRAFAQATQNFKGKEMPALFTLSSATAVVICNLEQQLLDYSRNIVSILQAKALFQRCGDLVGALTDIVDAAEKCVSEAQIISAVMERAAFCAQRFGWLENLVQEIVLRVTAPWFKFVEGWMGLRPEEPALNQDVASGRTFVQLECFEEPGKFKTGPVRIDFNYRADYMPHTIPIDQAHSIFESGRSLRLLKRSHPQHPIGRLDVLSRAGRLNLQCATAWDDIERIQRTAQEYEGKLRAEILRYHRGEPCTQENESELVLSEVNTRNEQEELAETFELFDIDDEKRVSEVVADQDALSKDKFSGLLHRARGFTPAYDDRRFGPDLTSGLYLSLAPVISSQALLIDFSCLHHLFKEHHIRHHLNLQWCFQLLGDGSFVSRLSNSLFDPEMESGERKAGVMRSGVHTGLRLGSRDTWPPASSELRLVLIGLLGDCYFGETDPEAQDKDNELPGGMSFSIRELHPDEIERCKDPNAIEALDFLRLQYKPPEVLETIITTRSLNKYDRVFKHLLRLLRMVSVVKGLIRDSTVRGSLSGDTRNVFQKFRIEAQHFVLAVSDYCFHIGVGSTWRRLQDTLDRIERCLDRGDIDGTIEAAHSVPRLRDYHEDILDQMLFAFFLSKRHAQAAKLLDSIFSTILAFSPLSRADGLSGLRHESEGTVLHLYATFRKQTSAFLGYLRGLDSGKASSKAFHKSGGFFASRPESTTVFEHLRVKLDWREYY, encoded by the exons ATGGAGTCGGACACCGATCCCTTTGCCAGCGATGGCTTCTGGCGACTGTCCCAGTTCAGTGTCGAGGCCTTGCAGCTGCCGTGGAATGCGACTCTGCCGG ACATACCAGAATCGGGGTTGAACAGTTTACTTGTTGAGCCTAGTGTCAAACAGCAACACGACTCGATCTGGAAACTCGATCTCTTCGGCGACGTTCCCGGGCCACCAGAATCGTCTCCCGACTCCCTCATCGAGCCCTCGATAGACGGCCAGTCCGAGGCACAGTCTAACCTTCTACAAGACGTTTTCGCTGACGACGAAGAAAACTTATGGGCACTGGAGCGATTGAAGGAACTTCCTGGCGACACCTCCCCGCTGAAATCATGGGAGAAGTTCCAGGACCGGTCATTTCGTGAACCGGTCTCGGTGTACTTTAGCGAATCCGGGGCAAAAGGCTTTGACGCCGCGTTGGCGCGTCGGAGTGGCCAAAGAAAACCAGGTCGGCTGGTCCGAAACGACGTGTTCATTCGATCCTTGCTTCGGCTCGGACTCGGCTGGAGCTCGCCATTTTTCCGCTACAACGAACGGACCGGCCAGTTTGAGAGACACCTGACGCACGCTCGCGTCTCGGGTATTAGCCCGGAGGTTTTGGACAACGTCATCGGAGATGTGCTACGGTGCGGGACCAACATGCAGCGACTGCGAGCATTTGCGCAGGCCACTCAGAACTTCAAGGGCAAGGAAATGCCTGCTTTATTCACGCTGAGCAGCGCCACGGCAGTGGTCATATGCAACCTCGAACAGCAGCTTCTCGATTATTCTAGAAACATTGTTTCAATTTTGCAGGCTAAGGCGCTATTTCAGCGGTGCGGGGACTTGGTCGGCGCCCTGACAGACATTGTGGACGCGGCTGAGAAGTGCGTTTCAGAGGCCCAGATCATCTCGGCTGTCATGGAACGAGCGGCTTTCTGTGCCCAAAGGTTTGGGTGGCTAGAGAACCTCGTTCAAGAAATCGTTCTCCGCGTAACGGCGCCGTGGTTCAAATTTGTCGAGGGTTGGATGGGTCTTCGGCCAGAGGAACCAGCGTTGAATCAAGATGTGGCGAGTGGTAGAACATTTGTCCAACTCGAATGCTTTGAGGAGCCTGGCAAGTTCAAGACGGGGCCGGTCCGGATTGATTTCAACTACCGCGCAGACTACATGCCGCATACCATACCTATTGATCAAGCGCATTCAATTTTCGAGAGTGGAAGAAGTCTTCGGCTGCTCAAACGATCTCATCCACAACATCCCATCGGTCGACTTGATGTGCTTAGTCGTGCGGGTCGTTTGAATTTGCAATGTGCGACCGCATGGGACGATATTGAGCGAATCCAACGGACCGCACAAGAATATGAAGGCAAACTTCGTGCTGAGATCCTGAGGTACCATCGTGGCGAGCCTTGTACACAAGAGAATGAATCTGAGCTCGTCTTGTCCGAGGTCAATACCCGCAATGAACAAGAGGAGCTAGCAGAAACATTTGAGCTTTTCGATATTGACGATGAGAAGCGTGTATCGGAAGTCGTCGCGGACCAAGACGCTCTTTCCAAAGATAAATTCTCTGGACTGCTTCACCGAGCCAGAGGCTTTACTCCAGCTTACGATGACAGACGTTTTGGGCCGGATTTGACTTCGGGACTCTATCTGTCTCTTGCGCCGGTCATATCGTCCCAGGCGCTTCTGATCGACTTCTCATGTCTCCATCATCTTTTTAAAGAGCACCATATCCGACACCATCTCAATCTACAATGGTGCTTCCAGCTTCTGGGTGACGGATCATTTGTGTCGCGTCTGTCAAACTCCCTCTTCGACCCGGAAATGGAGAGTGGGGAACGCAAAGCCGGCGTCATGCGCAGTGGCGTACATACGGGATTGCGCTTGGGCAGCCGTGACACATGGCCCCCGGCCAGCTCAGAGCTTCGCCTGGTCTTGATTGGACTCCTCGGGGACTGTTACTTTGGTGAAACCGACCCAGAAGCACAAGACAAGGACAACGAACTGCCGGGCGGAATGAGCTTCTCCATTCGAGAATTGCATCCTGATGAAATCGAGCGGTGCAAAGACCCCAATGCTATTGAGGCGCTGGATTTCCTTCGTCTTCAGTATAAGCCACCGGAAGTCCTCGAAACGATCATCACTACCCGGTCTCTCAATAAATACGACCGTGTTTTCAAGCATTTGCTTCGTCTCCTTCGCATGGTATCAGTCGTTAAGGGCCTGATTCGCGACTCAACCGTGCGTGGTTCTCTCTCTGGAGACACACGAAATGTCTTCCAGAAGTTCCGCATCGAAGCTCAACACTTTGTCCTTGCTGTCAGCGACTACTGTTTCCACATCGGCGTTGGCTCGACCTGGCGCCGCTTACAAGACACCCTCGACAGGATCGAACGCTGTCTTGACCGCGGTGACATCGACGGCACGATCGAAGCCGCGCACTCGGTGCCCCGACTCCGCGATTACCACGAGGACATACTCGACCAAATGCTGtttgccttcttcctcaGTAAGCGACACGCACAGGCAGCGAAACTGCTCGACTCTATTTTCAGCACCATTCTCGCCTTTAGCCCTCTTTCTAGAGCAGATGGGCTGAGTGGACTGCGTCATGAGAGTGAAGGCACCGTTCTTCATCTGTATGCTACTTTCCGGAAACAGACCTCTGCTTTCTTGGGCTATTTACGCGGGCTGGACTCTGGGAAGGCGTCTTCGAAAGCTTTCCATAAATCCGGGGGGTTCTTTGCTTCGAGACCTGAATCCACGACTGTTTTTGAACATTTGCGTGTGAAGCTGGACTGGAGGGAATACTATTGA
- a CDS encoding uncharacterized protein (ID:PFLUO_005441-T1.cds;~source:funannotate), translating to MSPVRRIAQIVHLKPSAVAAYKECHANVWPEVLQQIKDCNIRDYSIFFDNDRTLFSTFKYIGSDFEGDMACMKANPKVREWWAMTDGMQESPIPGAVSSAEGPGWWKVLDEVFYTD from the exons ATGTCTCCCGTCCGTCGAATCGCGCAAATTGTTCACCTCAAACCATCTGCTGTCGCAGCTTACAAAGAATGCCATGCCAACGTCTGGCCCGAGGTCCTGCAGCAAATCAAAGACTGCAACATCCGCGACT ATTCGATCTTCTTCGACAATGACCGGACATTGTTCTCAACATTCAAGTATATCGGCTCAGACTTTGAGGGTGATATGGCGTGCATGAAGGCCAATCCCAAGGTAAGGGAGTGGTGGGCTATGACCGATGGGATGCAG GAGAGTCCGATTCCTGGTGCTGTGAGTAGCGCAGAGGGTCCAGGGTGGTGGAAGGTGTTGGATGAGGTGTTTTACACGGATTGA
- a CDS encoding uncharacterized protein (ID:PFLUO_005442-T1.cds;~source:funannotate) yields the protein MGYTDLDKLAVNTIRVLAVDAVSKANSGHPGAPMGMAPVAHVLFNKFMSFNPQNPDWVNRDRFVLSNGHGCMLQYALLHLFGYKLTMDDLKSFRQVGSITPGHPESHDTPGIEVTTGPLGQGFSNAVGLAIAQAHTAAIYNKPGYDLINNHTYTFFGDGCAMEGIASEAASMAGHLQLGNLIAIYDDNGISIDGDTKCAFTEDVMKRFEAYGWHVEHVKDGDHDLQGIEDAIRRCQQVKDKPSVIKLTTTIGFGSKLQGTGGVHGAPLKADDAESVKKAFGFDPSQSFVVPQQVYDLYHKHAAEGAAKEQEWNQLFEKYQGEHKSEGADLARRLAGKLPEGWEKSLPTYKPTDAAIASRKLSETVLEKIHSIVPELLSGSADLTGSNNTRWKDAVDFQPPSLGLGDWSGRYIRYGVREHAMAAVMNGLAAYGTIIPAGGTFLNFVSYAAGAVRLSALSRVRTIYVATHDSIGLGEDGPTHQPIETLAHFRALPNCMVWRPADGNETSAAYYSALTAKHTPSILALTRQNLPQLENSTIENALRGGYVAVDTPNAAVTIISTGSEVGICVEAVTYLKEKHGVAARVVSVPCFEVFDAQDKAYRLQVLPDGIPVLSVEVCSTMGWERYAHEQFGLNRFGASGPYKEVYAKFEFTPEGISKRAIATIDFYKGANVRSPINRAFQQIL from the exons ATGGGTTACACTGATCTGGATAAGTTGGCTGTGAACACCATCCGTGTTCTCGCG GTTGATGCcgtctccaaggccaactcGGGTCACCCCGGTGCCCCGATGGGCATGGCCCCCGTGGCCCACGTTCTGTTCAACAAGTTCATGAGCTTCAACCCCCAGAACCCCGACTGGGTCAACCGTGATCGATTCGTTCTCTC GAACGGCCACGGCTGCATGCTGCAGTATGCTTTGCTTCACTTGTTCGGCTACAAGCTCACCATGGACGACCTGAAGAGCTTCCGT CAAGTCGGCAGTATCACCCCTGGTCACCCCGAGTCCCACGACACCCCCGGTATCGAGGTCACCACGGGTCCTCTCGGTCAGGGTTTCTCCAACGCCGTTGGTCTGGCCATCGCCCAGGCCCACACCGCTGCTATCTACAACAAGCCCGGCTACGATCTGATCAACAACCACACTTACACCTTTTTCGGTGATGGCTGCGCCATGGAGGGCATTGCCAGCGAAGCCGCTAGCATGGCTGGCCACCTGCAGCTGGGCAACCTGATCGCCATCTATGATGACAACGGCATTTCCATTG ACGGTGACACCAAGTGCGCCTTCACTGAGGATGTGATGAAGCGCTTCGAGGCCTACGGCTGGCATGTTGAGCACGTGAAGGATGGTGACCACGACCTCCAGGGTATCGAGGATGCTATCCGCAGGTgccagcaggtcaaggaCAAGCCCTCCGTCATCAAgctgaccaccaccatcggTTTCGGTTCCAAGCTGCAGGGCACTGGTGGTGTCCACGGCGCCCCCCTCaaggctgatgatgctgagAGCGTGAAGAAGGCCTTTGGCTTCGACCCATCCCAGAGCTTCGTCGTGCCCCAGCAGGTGTACGACCTGTACCACAAGCACGCCGCCGAGGGTGCCGCCAAGGAGCAGGAGTGGaaccagctcttcgagaAGTACCAGGGCGAGCACAAGTCCGAGGGTGCCGATCTGGCTCGCCGTCTGGCTGGCAAGCTGCCCGAGGGCTGGGAGAAGAGCCTCCCCACCTACAAGCCGACCGATGCTGCCATCGCCTCGCGCAAGCTGTCGGAGACCGTCCTGGAAAAGATCCACTCGATCGTCCCCGAGCTGCTGTCTGGTTCGGCCGATCTGACTGGCTCCAACAACACCCGCTGGAAGGACGCCGTCGACTTCCAGCCCCCCAGCCTGGGCCTCGGCGACTGGTCCGGCCGTTACATCCGCTACGGTGTGCGTGAGCACGCCATGGCCGCTGTCATGAACGGTCTCGCCGCTTACGGCACTATCATCCCCGCTGGCGGTACCTTCCTGAACTTCGTGTCGTACGCCGCCGGTGCCGTGCGCCTGTCGGCTCTCTCGCGCGTCCGCACCATCTACGTCGCCACTCACGACTCCATCGGTCTGGGTGAGGATGGCCCGACCCACCAGCCTATCGAGACTCTGGCCCACTTCCGTGCTCTGCCCAACTGCATGGTCTGGCGTCCCGCCGACGGCAACGAGACCAGCGCCGCCTACTATTCGGCTCTGACCGCCAAGCACACTCCCAGTATCCTGGCTCTGACCCGCCAGAACCTGCCCCAGCTGGAGAACTCGACCATCGAGAACGCCCTGCGGGGTGGCTACGTCGCGGTCGACACCCCCAACGCGGCCGtgaccatcatctcgaccgGTTCGGAGGTCGGCATCTGTGTCGAGGCCGTCACCTACCTGAAGGAGAAGCACGGCGTCGCCGCCCGCGTGGTGTCCGTTCCTTGCTTCGAGGTGTTCGACGCCCAGGACAAGGCTTACCGCCTGCAGGTGCTGCCGGATGGCATCCCCGTGCTGTCGGTCGAGGTGTGCTCGACCATGGGCTGGGAGCGGTACGCGCACGAGCAGTTCGGTCTGAACCGCTTCGGTGCCTCCGGCCCGTACAAGGAGGTGTACGCCAAGTTCGAATTCACCCCCGAGGGCATCAGCAAGCGTGCCATTGCCACCATCGACTTCTACAAGGGCGCGAACGTGCGCTCGCCCATCAACCGGGCCTTCCAGCAGATTCTGTAA